One window of Mauremys reevesii isolate NIE-2019 linkage group 4, ASM1616193v1, whole genome shotgun sequence genomic DNA carries:
- the TNNI2 gene encoding troponin I, fast skeletal muscle, translated as MSDEEKRKRAITARRQHLKSVMLQIAATLLEKETAAKEAEKANYLAEHCPPLSIPHSMQELQDLCRKLHAKIEVVDEERYDTEAKLQKTTKELEDLSQKLFDLRGKFKRPPLRRVRMSADAMLRALLGSKHKVCMDLRANLKQVKKEDTEKEKDLRDVGDWRKNIEEKSGMEGRKKMFETSES; from the exons AAAAGGAAGAGGGCAATCACTGCCCGCCGGCAGCATCTGAAG AGTGTTATGCTCCAGATTGCTGCTACTCTCCTAGAGAAAGAAACAGCAGCTAAAGAAGCAGAAAAGGCCAATTACCTTGCCGAGCACTGTCCTCCTTTGTCAATCCCGCACTCCATGCAGGAGTTGCAG GACCTATGCAGAAAGCTTCATGCCAAGATAGAGGTGGTGGATGAAGAAAGATATGACACTGAGGCTAAGTTACAGAAAACTACCAAAGAG CTTGAAGACTTGAGCCAGAAACTGTTTGACCTGAGGGGCAAGTTCAAGAGGCCACCCCTGCGTAGGGTCCGCATGTCTGCTGACGCTATGCTGCGTGCCCTGCTGGGCTCCAAACACAAGGTCTGCATGGACCTTCGCGCTAACCTGAAGCAGGTCAAGAAGGAGGACACTGAGAAG GAGAAGGATCTGCGTGATGTGGGTGACTGGAGGAAGAACATCGAGGAGAAGTCTGGCATGGAGGGCAGGAAGAAGATGTTTGAGACTAGTGAATCCTAA